The segment CAAGTTCCACAATCATCAGAGCTAAACTTTATTAATGTGTAAGTCATTAGTTCTGCTTAATATTCTTTAAATTAAGTCATTTTTGATAGTACTACAATTAAATATTAAGAAATTTTCATAACAATTACTACTTTAATTTTGTTAACAGACCAATAGTAGAACCTAGGAATAGAAGAGGAATTATAATAAGGAGAGGATACAATGTTGATATATGTGAAATATTAAATAATATATATATATCAAATAGAAATGAAACAGATGATATTAGCAATATTGAAAGAGAAATAATAAATATAAATTTAGTCAGGATAGCTGGTAATCCAAGTTGATATCTTATCTTTTTAGTATCTAATTTATCAGTTGTGAAAAGTGCAAATACCAAAATAAGAGCAATTCCTATAACTACCCATAAAACGGATTGGGTTAAAAATAATTTAACTAGTTTACATATAGAAAAGAAAAAACTTATAAAAAAAGTTAAATCTGAAAAAGCATAATTTACATCTACATGGTTAGATATATTTTTGTCGTATTTGTTCTGCATTACAAGTTCGATACAAGGAAATCAATTGTCACACCTTATCTTTTGGCTTTGACTTCTGTTTTTGTATAAGAAGTAGGATTCTAAGTAACCTTATAGTCCCTCCAACTATCAGAAATAAGCTACTTATAAGAAGGATAAAAACAATGACTGCGCCACTTATTTTTGCTAAGGAACTTATTAATTGATTAAGGCTTTCGAAGACATTAAGCCATATTTCAGCGAAAAATATGTTGAAATCAAAAACTCCTGGCACTTGATTTAAAAAAAGTACAAGGTTTATTCCAATTAAAAGCATTAGTGAAGCTTCAATTATTTGTCTTAATTGCTTCTTAGGCTTTCTTTTCGACTTTCCTCTGAAAATGTAGTGAGGGTTATCTTTCTTTTTTGTTCTCTTTCCATTTAAATTCATGATTATCTTTTAATGGAAATCGACAATTAGTTCAATTTTGACAAGTAAATCTAAATAGTCAACGCCTAGAGTTTAGTTGGTAAATTTTGTACTTTGTGGTTTTGGTCCTCTGTAGGAACTTCATATGAAGTATTAGGTATTAATAAGAATAGAAAGGAGGTGAGGGTAATTGAAAGTAGTCCTATTACAGGTGAAAGTAATCTTTTAGAAAATCTCCCGAGGTTAAATAACTCAATAATTCCCAATCGCCTATCCTCGTTTACACCCCATTTGATATGAACTCTTGGATCATTCCGAAGAAAGTCAAAACACCTTGTTAAGTCAGCTAGTTCTGCATCATCTAGCAATATGCTCATGGGCTCTACATTGTTTTGGCCACTTCGTAATAGAAGCTTATGCAGAGGCTGATCTGGACTAATAGTTACAAAATCGGTATCAGAACCAAATGACTTTTTAAGTCCGGAGAGTCTATATCTTGAGTATTGAAGGACCACATTCATAAAACATTGGATATGTTCCTTTTTACCTTCCAGTTGAGGTCTACCTATTATATTTAGTTTCCAATTGAATAAAATACCTATAGAGTCTTCATTCTGACCGAGAGATGAATCCGCTATGCCTTCTACCTCGAGTCTTGTTGCACCTTTGTCATAACGAAATACTTGCTTCATTTATAATTGTCCATTAATGACGCTCTTAAGCGGTTCATGCCTCCTGGCCCTGAAGATAAGGCTAGTGAAAAGATAATCTCTTTGTAAAATTCGTTATTATTAGGTTTTAGATAGGACTTAACTGCCTCTCTACTTATATTCATTCTTTCCTCTATTAATTCATTTAGTCTGGTTTTAAATGATGTCCATCTCTTTTCATTTTCTAATGTTGATTCTTTGGTTGATAATAATTGTCGTAGACGTGGGTAGAAATGATCTGATAGAAATGACAAGAGTAGTAATATTGAATCTTCTGAATCCCTTGAGGCTTTTACTCGGATAGAAGCCTTTCTCATAGGATTATTACAACGGAATTTCCACAATTCAACAGTATTTGGGAAGGCTTTAACTAAATCAAGTTGCCTAATAGCAGTGACTATTATTTGCGGAGCATTTACATCAATAGACTCAATAGCTAGTAATAATAAATCAAGTCTTTGAAAACCACTTCTAGAAATGCGGGCTCTAGATGGAGTTCGTGGTGGTTTCTTAAAGTTGATATCCTCTTGCATTAAATAATAAATGTCCTTAATGCTCATCATAGCAAGCATTGTAGAATTAGTTGCAAAGGACTAACTAAATATCAATCCCCTAACTTAAAATAAGAGGTTTAAGATTTACTATTTCCATAAACGAATCATGGAGTAGTTGTATTCAATTTTGGTTAATCCAATCCAGGAGGGTCTGATATTGGGATACAGTAATCAATCCGTAAGACCAGAGAATAATTGAAAGTGGGGCATTTTCTTCTATGGATTTTTTGATTCCTAACTCAATTGCTTTGTCAGTAAGAGCAAATTTTCTCTTAAGGTAGAGACATAGCTCATCACTTGGCATCCCTGGTGGCTGACTTGAATGTACCAAATCTATTTATACGTTTATGTAATTAATACTATCAATTAAACTTAAGAAAGCCATATGTCATTTGGGATAATATAAGTTTTTTAATTAACCTAGACTTGCGAATCAACTTCATGACTAATTTTCTAAAATAAATAAATATTAGGTAATCATTTGAGAAAAACTTAAGCAATGAATGTGTTGAAAAAGCTACAGAAATGATATCTGGCAGTCTATATAATTGATATTTGAAGGAAACATTATTATAAGTAAGGTTTTTTGAACGTAAATTCCTTATTATATGGTACAAGTCTGATATATCCCTAATAGATAGATTTAGCCCTTGCCCGCCGACTGGATGAACACAGTGAAAAGATTCTCCTATTAAAAGCTGCCTTTTTTTATTTATAAAGAGTGTAATTGATAAAGCTGTATTGAATATTTTAGGAGAATTTACTATGTAATCAGCTTCTACCCCGCCAGGTAGGAACCTTGCTAACTCATCTAATAATTGGGAATACCTATATTGAATACGTTTATGACATATTGCATGGGATGAGGTCCAAATTATTTGGTAGAAATTCTTGCCTAATGGAAGTATGGCTAATGGTCCATCCTTACAGAATATTTCCATTGCTGTAGTGTCGTTAATTCCTCTAAGTAATACTTTAAAAGAAATACATGCTTGGTCGTAAACATTAGAAAATGATAACCCAGAACATAACTTCTTGGCTTTTGAATTAAAACCATCTGCGGATATACACAAATCAAATTCGTCTAATTCATTGATTCCTTCGACTGATTGTATAAATTGAATATTTTTTTGGTTATGTATACGATTAGCTATGCATTCCATTAGCTTTGTATGCTCTATTATCCAACCTAGAGCTTGACAATCTTTATTATCTTTATATATATCCTTTATATTAAAGTTTATTTCTTCATTAATAATATTGTCCCTTACTATAAGTTTATTGAATTCCTGGAGGGAAGAGACTAATTCACTCCAAATATTAATTTCTTTAAAGAAATTGTATGAAGATTGTGTAATAGCATATGTTTTATCTTTATTAACTATATTTTTATAAGGTTCTTTATCATATAAATAAATTTTTATATTTAAGTTGGCAAGGGCTAAGGCCAATAGTGATCCTGTAGGACCTGCACCAACTATTTTAATCTTTTTATACGGGAGAATGTAATTCATCAATAACTTTCTTCGTTAATTCTGTAAAAGCATAATTCTTCAAATGCAGGCCTTAATAAATAAGGGTATTCACCAACCCATAGTTTCTGCTTGGGTAGCCATGCGTCGCTAGTAACTATTTGATTTTCATAGGTATTATTAATGGAAAAGATAAGACATCTAATCTTGGAACCAACTCTAATATTTTGATGTTTATCTTCTAAGGGAAATTTTAAATCTACTAAATAACCATCTTCATCACTAAGTTCAAGAACCATCCATGTCCTCCTATTTTCAATTAATTCTAGTTCACCTAGTTTATTAGCCTGCTCATGACGATTGATAATTTTTTCCTTAGTGTATATACTCGTTATCTCTCCCTGGAATAATGCTGCCTTATTATATTTTCTTAATTCTGAATTCTTCAAACTAGCTTCTAAAATAGGCCCCCATAATATATAAAGTAAACAACTTACACCTAATATAAGCCAAAATGGATATAGTTGGCTTGTAACTTGACTTTGACTAATTAATAGAATTAATACTCCTCCTATAGATGAGATCATGAATCTTTGTAGGATTTTTTGAGGATCTCCTGAAGAGGAATTGAATTGTTTGCCTGTTGCCACAGCAGGAATCAATTTCTGTAGTTCACCTGGTTTTAGTTTTATTATCATTAAATTAACTTTTCTAATCCGTATACGAGATTACTAAGATCCCTCACTTTTTTAGCAGCAATCTTTACACCCGGCATATAAGCTTTCCTATCAATTGTGTTGTGAGTTAAAACATATGTTTCACCAATTGATCCAAAAATGACTTCTTGATGTGCTACTAAGCCTGGTAATCGAATCGAATGGATATTCAAACCACTCTGTCTCTTCCCTCCTCTTGATCCTGTTAGAGATTCCTCCTCCTCTTGAGAGACGTTGTTAAAGAATTTTTGAGACTCCTCAATTAACTCTGCTGTTTTAATGCAAGTTCCGCTAGGTGCATCCTTTTTCTGGTTATGGTGCGATTCTATTAATTCTGCATGATCATAAAAATAACTTGCTGCTGAGGCGGCTTGCTGAAGAAGTACCATGCCAATTGAGAAATTTGGAATAATTGCTGTACCTATAGATGCTTTACTTGCAAAAATTTCAAGTTCTTTTATCTGTTCTGGGGTTAATCCTGTTGTTCCAATAACTGGGTGTACTCCATAGGCAATTGCCGCTCTAGTGTGTTCATAAACAACAGATGGCTGTGTGAAATCAATAAGGACTGGTGTATTTAAAGGAGATGAGTCTCTATACGCCTGACTTGCACTGCAAAGACAGCCTTCAAAGTCACTATTGAGGTGAATATCTAGTTTACCTATTTTCAAAACATCTCCAATGTCTTGACCTTCTTTATCTCTGTTTAGATCAATTGCTGCTATTAAGGAAAAATCTTCTGATACAGAAATAGTTTTGACTACCTCTGAACCCATTTTCCCAAGTGCACCTGCCACAAGAATCGGGATTTTGGTATTTTCTGTTTTAGTCATTAATTTAAAAAGTACGTAAATCAGATGTTTTTCAAATTAGTTGTAACAGCAATCAATTAAAAACCACAGTTTGCGCCTTATAAAAGTAGGCTTGGTCAAAATACTTAGAAAGATATGTTTACTCAGGTTCGCTCGGCCAATAGGAGAGTATCGCCTGTTGAGGGACAAACTCATAAATACGTAGTTAAGGCTGTATACCTTGTTTTAGAACCTCAATACCAAAATGCCTTATCTGAAGCAGCAAGAGCTCTAAATAAAATGGATAGTGAGATAGGAATTGAGTTGAATGGATATTTAATCGAAGAGCTTCGAAACGAAAATAATTTTAATGACTTCAAATCAGATATAGCTCAAGCTGATATTTTCATTGGCTCCCTAATTTTCATAGAAGATTTAGCCCAAAAAGTTGTCGAAGCAGTTGAACCTTATAGAGAAAACTTAAAGGCAGCAATTATCTTCCCATCTATGCCTGAAGTTATGAGGCTAAATAAACTTGGTACTTTCTCTATGGCTCAATTAGGTCAAAGTAAAAGTATAATTGGTGACTTTATGAAGAAGAAGAAGGAAAGTGATGGAGCTGCTTTTCAGGATTCAATGATTAAACTTTTAAATACACTTCCATCAATTCTTAAATATTTACCTATAGATAAGGCTCAAGATGCTCGTAATTTCATTTTAAGCTTTCAATATTGGTTAGGTGGAACACCAGAAAATTTAAAGAATTTTCTTTTAATGATATCTAGAAAATATGTCTTACAAGATGAGAATATAAGTGAAAATGGTAGTAATGATGTTGAAGAACCTGAGGTTTTCCCTGATTTAGGTATTTGGCATCCATTGTCATCACAAATGTTTGAAGATATCAATGAATATCAAAATTGGACAGCTAGCAGAAAAGATTTATCAATCAAATCAAAAAAAGGA is part of the Prochlorococcus marinus str. MIT 0919 genome and harbors:
- the dapB gene encoding 4-hydroxy-tetrahydrodipicolinate reductase, whose protein sequence is MTKTENTKIPILVAGALGKMGSEVVKTISVSEDFSLIAAIDLNRDKEGQDIGDVLKIGKLDIHLNSDFEGCLCSASQAYRDSSPLNTPVLIDFTQPSVVYEHTRAAIAYGVHPVIGTTGLTPEQIKELEIFASKASIGTAIIPNFSIGMVLLQQAASAASYFYDHAELIESHHNQKKDAPSGTCIKTAELIEESQKFFNNVSQEEEESLTGSRGGKRQSGLNIHSIRLPGLVAHQEVIFGSIGETYVLTHNTIDRKAYMPGVKIAAKKVRDLSNLVYGLEKLI
- a CDS encoding DUF3038 domain-containing protein codes for the protein MQEDINFKKPPRTPSRARISRSGFQRLDLLLLAIESIDVNAPQIIVTAIRQLDLVKAFPNTVELWKFRCNNPMRKASIRVKASRDSEDSILLLLSFLSDHFYPRLRQLLSTKESTLENEKRWTSFKTRLNELIEERMNISREAVKSYLKPNNNEFYKEIIFSLALSSGPGGMNRLRASLMDNYK
- a CDS encoding FAD-dependent monooxygenase translates to MNYILPYKKIKIVGAGPTGSLLALALANLNIKIYLYDKEPYKNIVNKDKTYAITQSSYNFFKEINIWSELVSSLQEFNKLIVRDNIINEEINFNIKDIYKDNKDCQALGWIIEHTKLMECIANRIHNQKNIQFIQSVEGINELDEFDLCISADGFNSKAKKLCSGLSFSNVYDQACISFKVLLRGINDTTAMEIFCKDGPLAILPLGKNFYQIIWTSSHAICHKRIQYRYSQLLDELARFLPGGVEADYIVNSPKIFNTALSITLFINKKRQLLIGESFHCVHPVGGQGLNLSIRDISDLYHIIRNLRSKNLTYNNVSFKYQLYRLPDIISVAFSTHSLLKFFSNDYLIFIYFRKLVMKLIRKSRLIKKLILSQMTYGFLKFN
- a CDS encoding DUF4335 domain-containing protein; translated protein: MKQVFRYDKGATRLEVEGIADSSLGQNEDSIGILFNWKLNIIGRPQLEGKKEHIQCFMNVVLQYSRYRLSGLKKSFGSDTDFVTISPDQPLHKLLLRSGQNNVEPMSILLDDAELADLTRCFDFLRNDPRVHIKWGVNEDRRLGIIELFNLGRFSKRLLSPVIGLLSITLTSFLFLLIPNTSYEVPTEDQNHKVQNLPTKL
- a CDS encoding DUF2949 domain-containing protein — its product is MPSDELCLYLKRKFALTDKAIELGIKKSIEENAPLSIILWSYGLITVSQYQTLLDWINQN